A segment of the Candidatus Delongbacteria bacterium genome:
GCGGGCATCGAGTGGCTGCCCGCGCCGGAGTACAGCCTGCGTCTGAACGGATTCAGGCACAATCTGGACGACCTGATCGACTTTGATCTGGAAGAGCAGACCACGGACTATTATGTGGGCATCTATCGCTACCGCAACATCAAGTCCGCGTGGATCGAAGGCATCGAGCTGGAGCAGAATCTGCAGCACGGCCCCTGGATGCTCGATCTCGCCTGGTCCTGGCTGAGGACGCGGGATCGCAGCTCCGGTCGCGAGCTGCTCAATCGTCCGCGTCACACGGCGAACTGGATCGTGGGCTACTCCCGGGGTGCGCTTCAGACCAGACTCTGGGGGCGCTACACGGGCAGTTCGCTCTTCGCCCCGCCCACCGAGACCGAGCAGACGGTGGGGGAAGCGCTGCATACGGTGGATTACGCCATCTGGAACACGAGTGTGTCCTGGGCCTTCACCAACCACCTGAGGTGCTGGAGCAAGGTCGAGAACCTGCTGGACCGCACCGACCCTCTCTTCGGCCCGTTCCAGGGGCGGACCTTCTGGCTTGGGCTGCATTGGCAAACACGATTGACCGGTTTTGAAGCGGACGACCCAGCCGGGCCCACCGCTGAGTGACAATTTCATTTCAACCGATATTTCCGGGAGGATCCATGAACACCACCCCTTGGCGCCGCACGGCCTTGTTCCTGCCTCTGGCCGCGAGCCTGTTCCTGGGGCTGCAGGCCTGTTCCGACGATGACAGCAGCAACGATACCTTCAACGAACCCACGGATCAGGCCACCTGGGACGATGGCCAGGGTGGCTGGTATTCGCGCGTGGATGCGAGTGATGCCGAAACCTGGGCACGCTTCGATCTGGCCGATCGCGCATTCAACGGCAGCGCCTGGACGATCAAGTTCCGTCGCTCCGAAATCGCGCTCAACGGCGGTGATTCGGGCGATGGCTCGGTGAGTGCGATCAATCTGGCCGACCATGGCTTGATCCCCGCGGGGGGATTCGATGCCCTGGCCGCCGTGGACGCCTCACTCACCGAGAGCGACTGGATGACGGACCTCAACTCCAATCCGCTGGCCGGATGGTACAACTACAATCCCATGACACACGAAATCACGCCCTCCGACAGCGTCTACGTTCTGCGCTGTGCCGATGGCAACCACTACGCCAAGTTCCAGGTCAACGTCATTGACAATCCCGGCATGAGCAATCCCGGTACCCTGACGCTGAACTATGTCCATCAGGCAACCGCGGGCAATCTGGACCTGTCGGCCACTCCGCAGAGTTTCCAGGTCGACTGCAGCAGCGGTGCGGCGTACATCTCCTTCGCGTCCGCGGGCCAGGTCACCGTGGCCGACCCCCTGACCTCAATGGACTGGGACCTGTTCGTGGATGGGTATGACATTCACTTCAACGCCGGTGAGTACGGACCGGGCACCGCGGGCGGCTACTCGGCCCAGCTTGCCGATCTGAACCATGCCGACGTGAGCCAGGCCGCTCCCACGCCCAACCTTTACATGGCCGAGAGCGTGCAGTCGGTGTTCAGCTCCTGGTATGACTACGATGGCGCCACCCACCAGCTCAGCCCCGCCGACTGTCTGTACCTGGTGCGCGACGGCAGTTCGACCTGGAAGCTGGAGATCCTGTCGTACTACAACCCGGCCACCGATGCCAGCGGCTGGTTCAAGATCCGCTACGCCCTGCTGCCCTAGGCGCACCCGGGCGGATGCATGCGTGACACAGAACAGGATGGGCGGTCTTCGCGGACCGCCTATCTTCTTTTCCGGTCGCCATCACGCGAGGGCTTCCGGAACCGGTACCTCCACCCGGCGTCGGCCCGACGTGGCCAGCCAGACCCCACCCAGCACGATCCCGCCCCCCAGGGCCAGGCTCGCATCCAGGGGCTCGCCCAGCAGGCTGTGGCCAGCGAAGATCGCCACCAGAGGGACCAGATAGATGAACGAGCCGGCGCGCGCCGCCGGCATGGACTTGAGTACAGAACTCCACACGGAGAATCCGTAGACGGTACAGCCAATCGTCAGGAACGCCAAGCTGGACCAGAGTGGGGCGCCACCCTGGGCAAGGGTCAGGCCAAGATCGGGCGGCCAGAGCAGCAACAAGGGCAGACAACCCAGCCCCAGGGCGATTGTCAGCACAGTCAATGATCCATGCTGGGCGGAATAACGACGCAGGCCCACGCTGAAGATGCCCCAGCACAGCGGGGCACCCATGGCGATGACCGTGCCCAGCAGGTGCTGGCGCAACAGGGCCGGATTTGAATCACGACCCAGCACCATGACCAGCAGGCCGGCCAGGCTGAGAGCGAGGCCCGCGAGAGTGCGGCCTTGCAGGCGTTCCTTGAGCCAGAGTGAACCGAAGAGCGCGATCATGGCCGGATTGAGTGCGATGACCAGCCCCGCGTAGCTTGACGGCAGCAGGCGTTGCCCGCTGTTCAGGCACAGGTTGTAACCGGGAATGCCCACCAGCCCAAGCAGGAACAAGCGAAAGCATGTGGCACGATCGGGCAGCACCAGCCTGCCTCTTCGCCAGGCACCCAGGCCCAGCAGCGCGAACAGCAGCAGGGCGGCCGGCAGGAAGCGGACCGCCGTGAGGGCGAAGGGGTGCAGCCAGTCCAGGCTGATCTTGATGGCCGCAAAGGAAAAGCCCCAAAGCAGTACAACGCTCAGGGCCAGCAGGTCCACCAGATGACGGGAGTATTGTTTCATGGCCGAACTTAGGGAGTGTACAGGGTTCGCGCTTGAGCTTTTTGCTTGCATTGCCCGATCCCACTCAATACTCTTGGGAACCCGCGACAACGGAAACGTCGCCGGGGCACAGCCTGTATCACAGCCACATGGATCGCCTTCCTCCCCCCCCGGCGGATCCCGATCTCGGAGAAGATGTGAGTCTGCGACTCCTGCTTTGCGATCTCGACGGTACGCTGACCCCTACCGCCCAGATCGACGAAGCGTGTTTCACCATGGCCCTGGCTCAGGAGTTCGGTCATCGCATGGAAGCGACCGACTGGTCCAGCTATCCAGAGCAGAGCGACTGCGGTCTGAGCCGGCGCATTCTGAACGATGCCCTGGGACGCGAGCCCGGGGCCGATGAGATCCATCGACTGCAGTACCGCTTCCTCAGCTTGCTGGAGCAGGCGCGCTGCAGCAACCCTGAGCTGTTCCAGGCCAACGCGGGTGTGTTCCGCCTGCTCGAGCTGCTGCGCAATCGATCGGACTGGAAGGTGGGCATCGTGTCCGCGGGCTGGTGCAGCGCCAGCCGATTGAAACTGCGCTGGGCCGGCCTCGAGGAACTGGGCCTGCCCCTGTTCTGCCCTCGCGAAGGCACACCCACCAGCGCCCTGCCCGAAAGCAAGCGCAGCATTCTCGAGCGGGCCCGGGCGTCCCTGATCGCCGGCGAACCGAAGCAGTCCACGGCCATCTATGTGGGAGACAATCTCTGGGATGCGCGCATCGCCCTGCAATGTGGCCTGCACTTTCTGGGGCACGGACAGGGCGAGCACAGGGAGCGCCTGCAGGCCGCGGGGGCCGTGGCCGTGCTGAAGGATTTCGTCGATTCCGCCGAGATCCTCCGATTGCTGGATGAACTCTGCAGCAGCTCGTCCAGAACGGCAGCTCTGGACTGAGGTCCGGTTCCCGGCACGGCCATGGCGCGATGTTCAACCACGAGGAGTCTACATGAGCGACAGCGCGGCACTTCCCGAGTTGAAAATCCTGCCTCTTGGACCAGATACCTCTCAGCGATTCATCGAGTTTCATGCCACGCGTTTCCCCGATGCCGCGGAAGGCAGTGAAGGTGGGTGGTGCCAGTGTGTGGCCTGGTGGGTACCGCACTGGGTGGGATTCAACGAGCGCAGCGCACAGGAAAATCTGGAACTGCGCAGGCAGCTGCTGGCGATCGGGGTAGGCGACGGTTGGCTGGCCACTCTGGGAGACCGCACCATCGGCTGGTGCCAGGGCGGTGTCCGCGATCAGCTGGGCCGCATCGCCTTCCATTACAAGAGACCCCCGGACCCTGACTGCTGGGCCATCGGTTGCCTCCAGATCGCCGCTCCCTGGCGTCGAAAGGGCGTTGCGCGCCAGCTGGTCAAGGACGTGCTGGGCAAGATGCGTCAGGCGGGCGCTCACAGGGTGGAAGCCTATCCACGCCAGGGCCACAACTCCGACGCACAGAACCCGGGCGAGCTCTGGCCCGGACCGATGGAACTCTACCGTTCCCTTGGATTCCGCGTCATCGGGCGCAAGGGCCCGGTCCGGATCATGGGACTCGAACTCTGACTTTCGCCCGCCTTGAATTCACTTCCATGAACAGGATAGGCCGGTTCTGCCGGAAATCATCCAGAGTCTTCAACCCACCCCTGCAATTCTCCGATAGAGCACTGTCGTGGAAAGACTCCGTCTGGAGAGTTCCACCACTGAATCCCGTTTGCTGGATTCGGACAACAAAGGCAGGAGATATCCCATGAAAGTTCTGGTGGTCGACGACTCCAGCACCATGCGCAGAATCATCATCAATACCCTGAAATCAGCGGGCTACCCCGATGTGGATGAAGCGGGTGATGGCGCTGAAGCCCTGACCAAGGTCGACGGGGTGGGCTTGATCCTCACGGACTGGAACATGCCGGTCATGGATGGACTGACCTTCGTGAAGGAAGTCCGTGGCAAGGGCATTTCCACACCGATCATCATGGTGACCACGGAAGGTGCCAAGAACGAAGTGCTGGAAGCCCTGAAGAACGGAGTGAACGACTACATCGTGAAACCGTTCACCAAGCCGGTGATGGTCGAGAAGATCAACAAAGTGCTGGGAGTCTGAGAACCCATGCTCATCGATTCCCAGGTTCTCGATCGCTTCTCGGAAGCCCTGACCAGCACCCTTGCCATGATGGCGGGGGTTGAGACGGCTCCGGGAAGCGCGCTTCAGAAGCATGTGGACCTGTCCAATGGGGACATCTCCTCCGTGATCGGATTTGGTGGGGACTCGGTCACTGGCTGCCTCGTGTTGCATTTCAGCTCCGAGGCGGCACTGATGATCTACGAGAACATGATGGGGGAGAATCCGGGCGAGCTGAACACCGAAGTCCGCGACGGCATTGGAGAGATCGCCAACATCGTGCTGGGCAGTGCCAAGACGGCCTTTGCCGCAGAAGGAGTCGATTTTCAGATCTCGATTCCCACGGTTGTCATCGGAATCGGGCACCGGGTCAGGCTGCAGAGCAGTCTGCCGGTGATGGTGATTCCCTTCCAGCTGGGCGACAGTCCTTGTTCGATGGAAGTGGCCATCAAATTCGGCGCGAACTGATCGTCACATTTTTCCTCCAGGTGATACATTGATCAGCCGGAAGCCCCCGCTTCCGGCTTTTTCATGCGTGCCCTGACCACGGCACGCCATCATCGCGAGGTACCCATGGGCCCCACTCACCTGGTTTCCACGCTGGTCCTGATCCTGATCGGGCTGGCTCTTCACTGGCGGCGCCAGCCACTGCGCCATGCCCGGCTGATGCGCGTGGCCTTTCTGCTGGATCTGGGGCTGGTGCTGTGGCTGGAAGTCTCGCGGCACGCGGTGGAGACGGCCTTCGGGGGCGGGGGCGGCTGGATGCTGCCCTTTCATGTGACCGTTTCCAGCCTGGCGGCAATCGGCTGGGGTCTGCAGCTCTGGCTGGGCAGTCGACTGCTGCGCGGGCACAAGGTGCTGCGTGCACGCCATATCCAGGTGGGCGTGTTCTTTCTGGTCATGCGCCTGGCCAACTATGTCACCAGCTTTTTCGTGAGCGGCGTGGTCTGAGTTCTCCATTCTTTCGCGAAAACCATCATGCGTCCGGAGTTCCCAAGCCAACCTGCATAAAGGTTGCCGAGATCGAATCCGATATGCTGCAGGAATGAAATCATCTTGCAAGCAAAGGCGGACCAATGGAAGGCATGGAAGACCTGATCGGCGAGTTTCTTGTGGAAAGCCACGAGAACCTGGACGCGCTGGATCGCCACCTGGTCGAGCTTGAAGAGCAGCCTACCAACCAGGAGCTGCTTGCCTCGATCTTCCGCACGATTCACACCATCAAAGGCACCTGCGGATTTCTCGGTTTCAACCGACTGGAATCCGTGGCCCACGTGGGCGAAAATCTGCTTAGCCGATTGCGTGACGGGGAGATCCGCCTGGATCCCGATGTCACCAGCGGTCTGCTCTCCATGGTGGATGCCGTACGCGAGATGCTCTCCTTCATCGAGAAGGAGAACAACGACGGAGACGGCGAGTACAGCGACCTGATTGCGCGTCTCGCCAGCCTTCAGAAGAGTGCCGCCATTCACAAGGAACCCGCTGCGGCTGAACCTGTGGTGGCGGAAACACCGCCTGTGGCAGCCCCTGCGGAGCCCCCCGTCGCGCAGTCCGGGCCGACACCGGTCCAGGCGAACTCCACGGCGACTCCTTCCCCGGACATCGTATCCAGCGAACCGGCACCGTCCGCAAATCAGACTGCTCGCGCCACGGGCGAGAAAGATTCCCGCTCGGCGATCTCCGACAGTTCGATTCGCGTGGATGTGGCGCTGCTGGACAACCTGATGAATCTGGTGGGCGAGCTGGTGCTCTCCCGCAACCAGATCATGCAGCTGATGGGCGAAGTGGAGAACACGGGCCTGTATCTCACCGGCCAGCGCCTGAATCACATCACCAGCGAGCTCCAGGAAAGCGTGATGAAGACCCGGATGCAGCCCATCGGCAACATCTGGAACAAGTTTCCCCGCGTGGTCCGCGATCTGGCCCACTCCTGTGGCAAGCACATCCGTCTGGAAATGGACGGCAAGGAAACCGAACTGGACAAGACCCTGATCGAGGCGATCAAGGACCCCATGACCCACCTGGTGCGCAACTCTGTGGATCACGGAATCGAAACGCCCGAGCAGCGTCTGGCTGCCCGCAAGCCCGCGGAAGGAGTGCTGACCCTTCGTTCGCATCACGAGGGCGGCATGGTGATCATCGAAGTCTGCGATGACGGCGCCGGTCTGGATGCAGAGCGCATCCGTGCCAAGGCCGTGGAGCGTGGTGTGGTGACCCCCGAGCAGGCCGCGCGAATGAGCGAAAAGGAACTGCATGGCCTGATCTTCATGCCCGGATTCTCCACGGCGAAGACCGTGACCAACGTGTCCGGTCGTGGTGTGGGCATGGATGTGGTCAAGACCAACATCGAGAAGATCGGTGGCAGCGTGGACCTGGACAGCACGGCAGGCAAGGGCTCCACTGTCCGGATCAAGATTCCGCTGACCCTGGCGATCATCCCCGCCCTGATCATCACCTGCAGCAACGAGCGTTTCGCCGTTCCCCAGGTCAGCCTGCTGGAGCTGGTGCGCCTCGAGGGCGAAAACGCCCGCAAGAGCATTGAGATGATCTCGGGTGCTCCCGTGTATCGCCTGCGCGGCAAACTGCTGCCCCTTGTGTACCTGCACGATGAGCTGAAACTGCCGAGCACGCGCAACCCGGAATCGGATCCGTTGAACATCGTGGTGCTGCAGGCCGACAGCCAGCAGTTCGGACTGGTGGTGGACCAGATCAATGACTCCGAGGAAATCGTGGTGAAGCCCCTGGGCCGCCAGTTGAAGACGATTTCCCAGTTCGCGGGAGCCACGATCATGGGCGACGGCCGCGTGGCGCTGATCCTGGACGTGATGGGCGTGGCCCAGGGTGCCAATGTGATCTCGAAACTCAAGGACCAGGTCCTGCTGGATCGTGCCCGTGCCGAGGCGATTGAGGAACTGAAGACCGAGAGTCTGCTGGTGTTCCGTGTGCGTGACGGCCGGATGGCGATGCGCCTGTCCCAGGTCGCGCGGCTCGAGGAATTCGAGACCCACCGCGTGGAATCCGTGGGTGACCGCGAGGTCGTCCAGTACCGCGACGACATTCTGAATCTTGTGCGTCCCGGCCATCTGCTGCCCGAGAGGCGACGTGAAGCCCGGGGAGAGGCCCCCGCGGCCCAGAGTGGCATGATCAACGTGATCGTATACAACACGGGAGACGGCCAGAGCGTCGGCCTGGTCGTGGACGAGATCGTGGACATCGTGGACACGCGCCTGGAGGACATGCGTCCCCCGACCCGGGTAGGCACCGACGGCGTGATCGTGATCAAGGAGCGCGTCACGGAAATGATCGACGTGCGCGCCATG
Coding sequences within it:
- a CDS encoding HmuY family protein, which encodes MNTTPWRRTALFLPLAASLFLGLQACSDDDSSNDTFNEPTDQATWDDGQGGWYSRVDASDAETWARFDLADRAFNGSAWTIKFRRSEIALNGGDSGDGSVSAINLADHGLIPAGGFDALAAVDASLTESDWMTDLNSNPLAGWYNYNPMTHEITPSDSVYVLRCADGNHYAKFQVNVIDNPGMSNPGTLTLNYVHQATAGNLDLSATPQSFQVDCSSGAAYISFASAGQVTVADPLTSMDWDLFVDGYDIHFNAGEYGPGTAGGYSAQLADLNHADVSQAAPTPNLYMAESVQSVFSSWYDYDGATHQLSPADCLYLVRDGSSTWKLEILSYYNPATDASGWFKIRYALLP
- a CDS encoding DMT family transporter, with amino-acid sequence MKQYSRHLVDLLALSVVLLWGFSFAAIKISLDWLHPFALTAVRFLPAALLLFALLGLGAWRRGRLVLPDRATCFRLFLLGLVGIPGYNLCLNSGQRLLPSSYAGLVIALNPAMIALFGSLWLKERLQGRTLAGLALSLAGLLVMVLGRDSNPALLRQHLLGTVIAMGAPLCWGIFSVGLRRYSAQHGSLTVLTIALGLGCLPLLLLWPPDLGLTLAQGGAPLWSSLAFLTIGCTVYGFSVWSSVLKSMPAARAGSFIYLVPLVAIFAGHSLLGEPLDASLALGGGIVLGGVWLATSGRRRVEVPVPEALA
- a CDS encoding HAD family hydrolase, which produces MSLRLLLCDLDGTLTPTAQIDEACFTMALAQEFGHRMEATDWSSYPEQSDCGLSRRILNDALGREPGADEIHRLQYRFLSLLEQARCSNPELFQANAGVFRLLELLRNRSDWKVGIVSAGWCSASRLKLRWAGLEELGLPLFCPREGTPTSALPESKRSILERARASLIAGEPKQSTAIYVGDNLWDARIALQCGLHFLGHGQGEHRERLQAAGAVAVLKDFVDSAEILRLLDELCSSSSRTAALD
- a CDS encoding GNAT family N-acetyltransferase, with translation MSDSAALPELKILPLGPDTSQRFIEFHATRFPDAAEGSEGGWCQCVAWWVPHWVGFNERSAQENLELRRQLLAIGVGDGWLATLGDRTIGWCQGGVRDQLGRIAFHYKRPPDPDCWAIGCLQIAAPWRRKGVARQLVKDVLGKMRQAGAHRVEAYPRQGHNSDAQNPGELWPGPMELYRSLGFRVIGRKGPVRIMGLEL
- a CDS encoding response regulator, translated to MKVLVVDDSSTMRRIIINTLKSAGYPDVDEAGDGAEALTKVDGVGLILTDWNMPVMDGLTFVKEVRGKGISTPIIMVTTEGAKNEVLEALKNGVNDYIVKPFTKPVMVEKINKVLGV
- a CDS encoding chemotaxis protein CheX, yielding MLIDSQVLDRFSEALTSTLAMMAGVETAPGSALQKHVDLSNGDISSVIGFGGDSVTGCLVLHFSSEAALMIYENMMGENPGELNTEVRDGIGEIANIVLGSAKTAFAAEGVDFQISIPTVVIGIGHRVRLQSSLPVMVIPFQLGDSPCSMEVAIKFGAN
- a CDS encoding chemotaxis protein CheW, giving the protein MEGMEDLIGEFLVESHENLDALDRHLVELEEQPTNQELLASIFRTIHTIKGTCGFLGFNRLESVAHVGENLLSRLRDGEIRLDPDVTSGLLSMVDAVREMLSFIEKENNDGDGEYSDLIARLASLQKSAAIHKEPAAAEPVVAETPPVAAPAEPPVAQSGPTPVQANSTATPSPDIVSSEPAPSANQTARATGEKDSRSAISDSSIRVDVALLDNLMNLVGELVLSRNQIMQLMGEVENTGLYLTGQRLNHITSELQESVMKTRMQPIGNIWNKFPRVVRDLAHSCGKHIRLEMDGKETELDKTLIEAIKDPMTHLVRNSVDHGIETPEQRLAARKPAEGVLTLRSHHEGGMVIIEVCDDGAGLDAERIRAKAVERGVVTPEQAARMSEKELHGLIFMPGFSTAKTVTNVSGRGVGMDVVKTNIEKIGGSVDLDSTAGKGSTVRIKIPLTLAIIPALIITCSNERFAVPQVSLLELVRLEGENARKSIEMISGAPVYRLRGKLLPLVYLHDELKLPSTRNPESDPLNIVVLQADSQQFGLVVDQINDSEEIVVKPLGRQLKTISQFAGATIMGDGRVALILDVMGVAQGANVISKLKDQVLLDRARAEAIEELKTESLLVFRVRDGRMAMRLSQVARLEEFETHRVESVGDREVVQYRDDILNLVRPGHLLPERRREARGEAPAAQSGMINVIVYNTGDGQSVGLVVDEIVDIVDTRLEDMRPPTRVGTDGVIVIKERVTEMIDVRAMLEMAKSNLFETATH